Within Limanda limanda chromosome 1, fLimLim1.1, whole genome shotgun sequence, the genomic segment gaacaaaaataatgttttgctTTATTATGTACTTTAAGCACACTATTTGTAATATATTGCATCTTATCTCTGTGGTTTGTTGTTAATTTTGTAGATTCTCTTGTGTCTAAGGAGAAGTTTAGGCAGGCGATGACTGTGTCTATCCCACCAGGTATCTGGATAACTATGATGGCTCCTTTGAGTACAACTCCACTGCATGCAGGGAGCTCAGGCAGGAGATTATGGATGTCAAAGTCCTGACAATGTGAGTTTGCACCTGTGATATAGACAATGGTGGAAAACGTTTTTTTCATTTAGaatgaatgtttattttttccgGAGGTGATCCCATCAGGTaggtaaagagaaaaaaatccgTATGTATTCATAGGTTGTATGAATAAACCTCATTTcccaaattaaataaatatcaaatatatttcATGAAGCAAATTATGTTATAAATCCTAAATTTAGTACCTTTTAATTACCTTTAAAATTCCTCAATGATTATTGAGTGATAAAGTGGCAGAGATTATATAATAGATAGCACTCAGTACAGCGTATACCTTTACCAAGGCCAAATAGTCCCATTAAATACAATCAAGCAGCACCAATTGATATCACTTCCCCAAAAGCGccttacttttttttctttacttaagatccattaattatttcctgggaaactTAAAATGTCcaataaagtgaaaaacaattcaATTGATTGGCGTACGCACCAAAATTCAATGGGTTTTGTCCAGTATAGAGCaattatctccaccaaggctaaCACCCTATCTCACCATGTTAGATATCCCCCACCCCTCCTACAAAATTACATGAAGTTCAGTTGactagtttttgtgtaatcctgctgacaaacaggcaaacacagtggaaaacataacctccatgacGGAGGTAATAAACAGCAAACAACAAGTTACAGGTCCACACACTTGAAACTTTAACTGCATCACACTATAAATAACATTTCTACATCATGCAGGAGATAAATGGCCCGATTCATTGCACTCCTCAATCAGCCAGTCATGCTCACGACAGTCTGAGCAGGATATTTCCTCTGGTATGAATATGAACATTGTCCAGTGACCTTTTATGCATGTCCCTCAGGCGGTCAAAGTTTATTATCAGACACATTCTGGGCGCCTGATGAACGGCTGTGAGCCACACTGGCCGTGGCAGAGAACAGCCGCTGTCCCTCTGCCAGAGCGACCGAACTAATGGTGCCACTCAGCCGCTCAGAGCAAATCCCATCTCCCAGTCATCTCAAGAGGGATGACATCTCAAGGACAAGCTATTTAAGGACGACGATGGAGCCACTACCTTTGTGTTAATGAGTCTAGATCCAGTGGTGCCGCCATGCCCACAGTTATCCCCACAAATTTTCTCTCCCCTTGTTTGTCTTCCCCTGTTGTTTCCTTGATGCTTCTTCAATTTACTACCCCTGTAGAGACATGGGTAAACGGATAATTCATGGCCATGGGTATCGTTCCTCATTCCACaagtctctctgcctgtctgccagGGTGAAAACCTCTGACCTGTTTGAGAGGTGGCGGAACCTGCAGGTGTGTAAGTGGGAGCAGAACAAGGAGGAGGCCAGCAACTTCAAGTAAGAACCACACAGTGTCGGAATGTCTCATTCATTCAATCTCATACATGGCGTCATTTCAAAAACACACTTCCAAAGAAAGctgactgtttcatttttaatcttaagtatttgctgttttttattactttattcattctgggaaaagccttttttgccatttgttattttatttctctttttattttatttgtagtcTTAATTATTGTTAAGTTTATTAAGAttaatattattgaaaaacCTCAGTTTGTTTACTGCACACAAGTCTTAgctttttctgttgtgtgttggGTTCACATATCGCtcaaaaacatttctatttACAGTCGTTTCACATTTACTGGTTTATTAAAAGCAAATTGTTAATTAATactatttttgaaataatgaCATTACTGACGATTGCTACTCCTGTTAGGTTTTCAAAGTCTCTAGTTATAAAACATggttaaatacaaattattttcttattttgtctACGTCTGATTGGTTTCTAAAGTAATTATTATAAAGCATTGCACGTCGCAAATCCAAATCAATCTTGTttggatttgatgctgttgcaATTTTATAAGAATGATTTAACTGAGGCTTAATTAATCCCAAACATAATTGAAGTATCTATGTAGGACAGAATTCGGCACATGTTTTTGCCTGTAAATGACTTTTCAGTAAACAAAGTGAATATATGTAGAAATAATCTCTCATTTAGTTTAATAATGCTTTCTGTTGATTGCTGTATGATTTTTTTACTGCCCTCATTTAAATGTGGAAACCCAATCTGAAACAAATATGAGCTTGACCACCTCAATAATTTGATTATGTGGTACTTATTTAAGttataatattaattaatatatatatttaaaattaaaaaagtgcACAGTGTTGGGGTCTGTATGATCCTTATGATCCTAAAGTTGATATTGTGATGCTGCTCCTAGTCGCCGGAGATGAAACTAACTCTGACTGTTCTCTGGTGTCTCCCTGAAGGATGTCTCTGTCTCGCTGCTGTAAcgctccttccttcctgttcaCCACCAAGAGGAACACACCTTCAGGCACCAAGCTGCGGTACGAGGTGGACACCAGTGGTATCCTCCCCATCACCACAGAGGTCTTTAAGATGTTCCCTGATGTGAGTCCATAACCTGCGTGATATACTGTACAATCCCATATGAGCTGTTTAGGTGTCTATAACCTATCGTTACAATTACACAATACTACCTGGTGCTACGATCTGTTTGATTTTGAAGTGCCCTCTTGTCTGACATTAATACAACATGTCTGCTTCCTGCAGGATATGCCATATTCCAAATCGCAGTACAAGAAATGTGCTGTCATTGGAAATGGCGGCATCATCAAGAACAGCAAGTGTGGAAAGCAAATCGATTCAGCAGATTTTGTATTTAGGTACGCGGCATATAATCCTTCAACTAGGACAATAGTCTTAATCAGACCCTGTCATTTAACAGCAGTTTCTGATTACTTTAAGCCCAACAAGAATAAACAATCAGCATTTATGTGAGAGCTGCAGTatgataaacacatttattttttctcattaatAGCAATTTGATTGTgattggaaaataaaatgtttctcttAGCTTGACCAAAATATACATTGTAATTGTAACATTTAtaatggaataaaaaacaataatcctgATCACAtctattttgaaatgaattgtGCATCTCTGTATATATTTGCTAAGTTTTAAGTGAATCAAGTCAACTTGAAAACCTTCTAACTCTATTGTCTTTTTCTCCAGGTGCAACATCCCACCCATTGTTGAGAAGTACTCAGCGGATGTTGGCACTAAAACAGATCTGGTGACAATAAATCCGAGCATTATTACTGAGAGGTACTGTAGATATGAGTCAGAGCGGGGATTcagatctctctctcactctgtgtgtgtgtctttgtgtgtctttgtgcagtCCTCTTCTCCTTTGGTTTTGGTCAATTCACATTATGCCTTCTCTGCAGATTTCAGAAGCTGGAGAAATGGCGACGTCCGTTTTACGAAGTCCTCCAGAACTACGAGAACTCCTCGGTGGTGCTTCCAGCCTTCTACAACACCCGCAACACAGACGTCTCTTTCAGGGTCAAATACATGCTGGACGACTTCGACTCGCAGCGAGGCGTGTTCTTCTTCCACCCGCAGTACCTGCTCAACGTGCAGCGCTTCTGGGCGGTGCAGGGCGTCCGGGCCAAGAGGCTCAGCAGCGGCCTGATGCTCGTGACCGCCGCCCTGGAGATGTGCGAGGAGGTTCACCTCTACGGCTTCTGGGCGTTCCCCATGAACCCCTCCGGCATCTTCATCACCCACCATTACTACGACAACGTCAAGCCACGGCCGGGCTTCCACGCCATGCCTCACGAGATTTTCAACTTCATTCACATGCATACTCGCGGGATCCTCCACGTGCACACGGGGCAGTGCACGTGATCCCTCACTCCCCTGCTTTGATGTCGAAGCACCGTtgatatcttttttatttgacctgTCATGTTTTATGTCAGTGAATGAGACACTTCAccatttttctctgttttttaaaacgAGAGTCAACCACACATTGAAGGTTGCTTGCTTTACCTACCAACACACTTCTCTTTTAGATGCATACATGAGGTCGTTTATTTAGCCAATCAAATCACTCTGGTTCTCTTTGACTGTCGGACCATAGGATGCTTGTTTTTAATGTGGAAAGTGGTCTACTTAGTGATGTTGTTTTGTGAAGTTTTCTAGTGGCTCTGCTGTACAGAGTTATTGTTTTCTACTCGACGTTGCACAGAATATTAATGCTGACATGGGGCAGCCTTGGTGTCTTTGTGCTGCCTCATTGcgccctctcttcttcctctatttcctctcttcctctctttatcTCGGACACTCTGTGGGTGTGGCAGCTTTTAATGGTTGTGTAAAACAAAGCCTGAACCTTGATATCAAGctaacatttaaaagaaaatgataaaattgTAACATCCAACTGTCTACTTTTTAGATCTATTTCCTATTCACCTGATACATTTGgtgaatattttaaaacattgcTAAAACGGCCTGTTTTCTGTGGCCTCCCCTTTAGAATTTCCTCGGATGTTTCTGGTTCGAAAGATGTGGCACATGAGAAGAagcaatgttttttcttccttttccttttggCTTCGTCATGATTTTGGACACAAGCCAGATACATATTTTGCAGCGACACCTAGTGCAGCGAAACGTTTGACTTCACCCAATTTGTAAAGAAGCACTGTTGAGTGACCCAGCCTCTCGCCGTCATCCTTGTCTTAAGCCATGCTGCCTTAGGAGATATCAAACCCTTCTCTTTGATATGCAGTGCACCCATGCGTTTCGCTTGTCTTCAAATGCATCAACATCGACCCAAAGCGTAGCTGGTCTCTGAAATGAAAAAGACGTTTTAAGACTCTTTGAGGTGTCGACGTTCATGTGCAACTTATATTCTATTGGAATTAGTGAAGTCTGAACACCGTTCATAATCATGTAATGCTCTGCATGACTTTACTCTGTACTTGGCTTTGTGTGTGCCTGCTTCAATGATcactaaaatatgtttacactTAAGCCTCTACTGAATCTCACATTGCTTGGAGATATGTACATGAACTTTGTCACGGAAACACAAACGGATTTGTTGAAGTGAATTGTATAATAGTGGATGCGGTTCCTATTGATTGAAGATGCAAGAATGAAGATGGTTGTCGCCCTTTTGTGAAGCGGTACAAAACTTTTATGTATACTGTGTTAAGTTATTTCCCTT encodes:
- the st8sia5 gene encoding alpha-2,8-sialyltransferase 8E isoform X1 translates to MLRRRMGYADPSSGKDILGNRSLCFIFICAFGLVTLLQQILYGKNYIKNAQQFSRLKGDETGNWTGPVNFSDDGPLKPARNGRKRCFRQNIQPDSKISVVVTPCIAGIKKKKKRSQRYLDNYDGSFEYNSTACRELRQEIMDVKVLTMVKTSDLFERWRNLQVCKWEQNKEEASNFKMSLSRCCNAPSFLFTTKRNTPSGTKLRYEVDTSGILPITTEVFKMFPDDMPYSKSQYKKCAVIGNGGIIKNSKCGKQIDSADFVFRCNIPPIVEKYSADVGTKTDLVTINPSIITERFQKLEKWRRPFYEVLQNYENSSVVLPAFYNTRNTDVSFRVKYMLDDFDSQRGVFFFHPQYLLNVQRFWAVQGVRAKRLSSGLMLVTAALEMCEEVHLYGFWAFPMNPSGIFITHHYYDNVKPRPGFHAMPHEIFNFIHMHTRGILHVHTGQCT
- the st8sia5 gene encoding alpha-2,8-sialyltransferase 8E isoform X2 gives rise to the protein MLRRRMGYADPSSGKDILGNRSLCFIFICAFGLVTLLQQILYGKNYIKKYLDNYDGSFEYNSTACRELRQEIMDVKVLTMVKTSDLFERWRNLQVCKWEQNKEEASNFKMSLSRCCNAPSFLFTTKRNTPSGTKLRYEVDTSGILPITTEVFKMFPDDMPYSKSQYKKCAVIGNGGIIKNSKCGKQIDSADFVFRCNIPPIVEKYSADVGTKTDLVTINPSIITERFQKLEKWRRPFYEVLQNYENSSVVLPAFYNTRNTDVSFRVKYMLDDFDSQRGVFFFHPQYLLNVQRFWAVQGVRAKRLSSGLMLVTAALEMCEEVHLYGFWAFPMNPSGIFITHHYYDNVKPRPGFHAMPHEIFNFIHMHTRGILHVHTGQCT